A single window of Poecilia reticulata strain Guanapo linkage group LG10, Guppy_female_1.0+MT, whole genome shotgun sequence DNA harbors:
- the clp1 gene encoding polyribonucleotide 5'-hydroxyl-kinase Clp1: protein MAAEGVEKTSEDASSSGKVCTRFDLEKETELRFEVEAGEAADQVEMELLTGMAEVFGSELNRNKKYTFGPGSKIAVFTWQGCSVNLYGKPEVAYVSKDTPMLLYLNTHAALEQMRKQAERENERGPRVMVVGPTDVGKSTVCRLLLSYAVRVGRRPTLVELDVGQSGVSVPGTVSALCIERPADVEEGFSVQAPLVYHFGSTTPGTNIKLYNKLTSCLAEVFSQRCEVNRKASVGGCIINTCGWVKGSGYQALVHCASTFQVDVVLVLDHERLYNELKRDLPHFVRVVLLPKSGGVVERSKECRRETRDEKIREYFYGFRALSFFPFSFEVRFSDVRIYKIGAPSIPDSCLPLGMSQDDTQLKLVPVTPGRDLTYHVLSVSSVDDGDEDARKSIVESPVCGFIVVTNVDTQAQVMKVLSPAPRPLPRHTLLIMDIRFMDMK, encoded by the exons ATGGCAGCAGAGGGTGTGGAAAAGACCAGTGAAGATGCATCGTCTTCGGGGAAGGTGTGCACCAGGTTCGACCTGGAGAAGGAGACCGAGCTTCGCTTCGAGGTGGAGGCCGGAGAGGCCGCGGATCAGGTGGAGATGGAGCTCCTGACGGGGATGGCAGAGGTGTTTGGCTCTGAGCTGAACCGTAACAAGAAGTACACCTTCGGACCAGGCTCCAAGATCGCTGTTTTCACTTGGCAGGGCTGCAGTGTGAATCTGTATGGCAAGCCAGAG GTGGCCTATGTGTCCAAGGATACTCCTATGCTGCTCTACCTGAACACCCATGCTGCCCTGGAACAGATGAGAAAACAAGCTGAGCGGGAAAATGAGAGGGGGCCCAGG GTGATGGTAGTGGGACCTACAGACGTGGGGAAGTCCACAGTGTGCCGGCTGCTTCTCAGCTATGCTGTGAGAGTTGGAAGGAGACCTACGCTGGTGGAACTGGATGTTGGACAGAGTGGG GTTTCTGTTCCAGGGACAGTATCAGCTCTGTGCATTGAGCGTCCTGCAGACGTGGAGGAGGGCTTCTCTGTCCAGGCTCCTTTAGTTTATCACTTTGGCTCTACGACTCCTGGAACCAACATCAAACTTTACAACAAG CTGACATCGTGCCTGGCCGAAGTGTTCTCTCAACGCTGTGAGGTAAACAGGAAGGCCAGCGTTGGCGGCTGCATCATCAACACCTGTGGCTGGGTGAAGGGTTCTGGGTACCAGGCGCTGGTCCACTGTGCCTCCACCTTCCAGGTGGACGTGGTGCTTGTGCTGGACCATGAGAGGCTCTACAATGAACTCAAACGGGACCTGCCGCACTTTGTGCGCGTTGTGCTGCTGCCAAAGTCCGGAGGAGTGGTGGAGCGCTCCAAGGAGTGCCGGCGGGAGACTCGGGATGAAAAGATCCGCGAGTACTTCTACGGCTTCCGCGCGCTGTCCTTCTTCCCTTTCTCTTTTGAAGTGCGATTCTCGGATGTTCGCATCTACAAGATCGGGGCGCCGTCCATCCCGGACTCCTGCCTGCCACTGGGAATGTCTCAGGACGACACGCAGCTGAAACTGGTGCCGGTGACTCCAGGGAGGGACCTGACGTATCACGTGCTGAGTGTGAGCAGCGTCGACGACGGAGACGAAGACGCCAGGAAGAGCATCGTGGAGAGCCCCGTCTGCGGATTCATTGTGGTCACAAACGTTGACACTCAGGCGCAGGTGATGAAAGTGCTGTCACCTGCACCCAGACCACTGCCCAGACACACGCTGCTCATCATGGACATCCGCTTTATGGACATGAAATGA
- the selenoh gene encoding selenoprotein H — MAPKAGRRGTKRKAEEVQTFTEEKKEKGEEESGQNGLKVVIEHCKSURVYGRNAEEVKSALLAARPGLTVVLNPEKPRRNSFEITLLDGGKETSLWTGIKKGPPRKLKFPQPDSVVAALHEALKTE; from the exons ATGGCGCCCAAAGCAG GCCGCAGAGGKACGAAGCGCAAAGCGGAGGAAGTGCAGACATTTacggaggagaagaaggagaaaggagaggaggagagcggCCAAAATGGCTTGAAAGTGGTCATTGAACACTG CAAAAGCTGACGAGTGTATGGGCGTAACGCCGAGGAGGTGAAATCTGCCCTTCTGGCTGCCCGCCCCGGGCTGACGGTGGTCCTCAACCCCGAGAAGCCCCGCAGGAACAGCTTCGAGATCACTCTGCTGGACGGAGGCAAAG AAACATCTCTTTGGACGGGAATAAAGAAGGGCCCACCTCGTAAGCTGAAGTTTCCTCAGCCAGACAGCGTTGTTGCTGCTCTGCACGAAGCTCTTAAGACTGAATAA
- the rtn4rl2b gene encoding reticulon-4 receptor-like 2b: METRRIVRSSSAHNFKSGLTLWLILWLVVVKPGGVSACPRLCVCYPTPMTVSCQSQNLTMVPAGVPYDSQRVFLQNNRITELRADSFGFETQVLWLYGNNITWIEAGAFSNLRILEELDLGDNPLLRHLEGGAFRGLEKLQSLHMHRCKLATLPHDIFHKLYSLQFLYLQENQLHSLQDDLFSDLVNLTHLFLHGNRIRALSENVFRGLVNLDRLLLHDNRIRQVNRRAFRDLGRLTILYLFNNSLAELPGQTMKDTQGIQFLRLNSNPWSCGCESRPLWEWFRKARISSSEVVCTSPSQRRGQDLRFLREMDFALCPMPDPGSMAGTTTTSFSTKTRWWFSKHKPASSSKVSFQKSSEGVKTLPFSPVKPQYPLKKPTEILPYKYELSADEAALPKLDQEEYWANYGNEDSSIRCIELDCAPSYDSAAFPSSSSSTVTRSHLHFLSFFIVTXLLRFLLS, translated from the exons ATGGAGACCCGTAGGATCGTGAGGAGCTCCAGCGCTCACAACTTCAAGA GTGGACTGACCCTTTGGTTGATTCTGTGGCTGGTGGTGGTGAAGCCGGGCGGGGTTTCCGCATGCCCCAGGCTGTGCGTGTGTTACCCTACGCCCATGACGGTCAGCTGCCAGTCCCAGAACCTTACCATGGTTCCAGCTGGAGTACCCTACGACTCCCAACGAGTCTTCCTGCAGAACAACCGCATCACAGAGCTTCGCGCAGATTCCTTTGGCTTCGAGACACAG GTGCTTTGGCTGTACGGAAACAACATTACATGGATTGAGGCCGGAGCTTTCAGCAACCTCAGgatcctggaggagctggacctGGGCGACAACCCTTTGCTGCGGCACCTGGAAGGTGGAGCATTCAGGGGGCTGGAGAAGTTGCAGAGCCTGCACATGCATCGCTGCAAGCTGGCCACTCTCCCCCATGATATCTTCCACAAGCTGTACAGCCTCCAGTTTCTCTACCTGCAG gaaaatCAACTCCACTCTCTGCAGGACGACCTCTTCTCAGATCTGGTCAACCTGACCCATCTTTTCCTGCACGGGAACCGAATCCGTGCCCTCTCCGAGAATGTGTTCAGAGGCCTGGTCAACCTGGACCGCCTCCTTCTCCATGACAACCGCATCCGGCAGGTGAACCGTCGGGCTTTCCGCGATCTGGGTCGCCTGACGATCCTTTACCTTTTCAACAACTCTCTGGCCGAGCTGCCAGGCCAGACCATGAAGGACACCCAGGGCATCCAGTTCCTGCGCCTCAACAGCAACCCCTGGTCCTGCGGCTGTGAGTCCCGTCCCCTCTGGGAGTGGTTCCGCAAAGCCCGCATCTCCTCCTCGGAAGTCGTGTGCACCTCCCCATCCCAGCGTCGTGGCCAGGACCTCCGATTCCTGCGTGAGATGGATTTCGCCCTCTGCCCCATGCCTGACCCCGGCTCCATGGCCGGAACCACAACCACCTCCTTCAGCACCAAGACCCGCTGGTGGTTCTCCAAGCACAAGCCTGCATCTTCATCAAAGGTTTCGTTCCAGAAGAGCTCAGAGGGTGTGAAGACCTTACCCTTCTCCCCCGTAAAGCCTCAGTATCCCCTCAAGAAGCCCACTGAGATCTTACCCTACAAGTACGAACTGTCCGCAGACGAGGCAGCTCTTCCCAAGCTGGATCAGGAAGAGTACTGGGCCAACTACGGAAACGAAGACTCCTCCATCCGCTGCATCGAGCTGGACTGTGCTCCCAGCTACGACAGTGCAGCTTtcccttcatcctcctcttcaacCGTCACCCGATCCCATCTCCACTTCCTCTCCTTCTTCATAGTAACAYTCCTACTCCGTTTCCTGTTAAGCTGA
- the LOC103471358 gene encoding solute carrier family 43 member 3-like isoform X1, whose protein sequence is MQVMENKLSVRRCLTFVTGLVECLCFAGAVFGWASLAFVLREDGYFSSLCFNTTGVNGTQTLDCSAQDEQFSLIFTITSFMNNFLMLPSGFLFDHFGTTVARLLATFLYTTGSLMVALSSPALPFLLFPALPLLAVGGILFLITNMQVGNLFGSRRSTIINLYNGAFDSSSALFFVIKLLHESGVSLRAAFLFLSACSVVHILRTFFLLPRTVIPHPLPDRYVYGVSCGALEAMNSEVPANDTAHTGAEGTLFTKDVPLTQGLQYVCLCFSCWSVFSGLIECLSLSEKTFRECLLSRFFVGHVLWLSVMQLRHFLFIGTLNPILLRLTEGDSALVSRYTNAFAFTQLCAVLCAPWNGLIMDRHRGKPRAAGETEHEADLRASVLSLFLTALQCVLFSLCTSVPSLPLQYLTFILQVLNRSFLFGGIAAFISVAFPSCHFGKLYGLGMSLAALFCLLQYPCFALVNGALGGDPLYVNISLTLLSLLAFIHPLSXYLHCRKLASLRDKRKNTDFSS, encoded by the exons ATGCAGGTGATGGAGAACAAGTTGTCGGTGCGACGCTGCCTCACCTTCGTTACGGGCCTGGTGGAGTGTCTGTGCTTCGCCGGCGCCGTGTTCGGATGGGCTTCTCTTGCCTTTGTCCTCAGGGAGGACGGCTACTTCAGCTCTCTGTGCTTTAACACAACAGGAGTCAATGGCACTCAGACATTAG ACTGCAGTGCACAAGATGAGCAGTTTTCACTTATTTTCACCATCACCTCTTTTATGAACAACTTCCTCATGCTGCCCAGTGGCTTCCTTTTTGATCACTTTGGTACCACAGTGGCTCGACTCTTGGCAAC ATTTCTTTACACCACTGGCTCCCTGATGGTGGCGCTATCTTCACCGG CTCTGCCTTTTCTGCTCTTCCCAGCTCTCCCCCTTTTGGCTGTGGGAGgcattttatttctgatcaCAAACATGCAG GTTGGGAACCTGTTTGGCTCACGTCGCTCTACCATAATCAATCTTTATAATGGAGCTTTTGATTCTTCCTCAGCACTCTTCTTCGTCATTAAG CTGTTGCATGAGTCTGGCGTCTCTCTCCGCGCTGCCTTCCTGTTTCTGTCGGCCTGCAGCGTCGTCCACATCCTCAGGACGTTCTTCCTGCTGCCCAGAACCGTCATTCCTCACCCACTGCCTGATCGCTACGTATATGG gGTCTCTTGTGGTGCATTAGAGGCTATGAACAGTGAGGTGCCTGCAAACGACACTGCACACACAGGAGCAGAGGGCACACTGTTTACAAAGGACGTCCCTCTCACACAAGGTTTGCAATACGTCTGTCTCTGCTTTAGCTGCTGGTCCGTCTTCTCTGGGTTAATTGAGTGTTTGTCCCTCTCAGAGAAGACTTTTCGAGAGTGTTTGCTGTCCAGGTTCTTTGTGGGCCACGTCCTCTGGCTGTCGGTGATGCAGCTCCGGCACTTCCTGTTCATTGGCACCCTGAACCCCATACTGCTCAGGCTGACAGAAGGAGATTCCGCTCTGG TGAGCCGGTACACCAACGCCTTTGCTTTCACCCAGCTGTGCGCTGTGCTGTGCGCTCCCTGGAACGGCCTCATCATGGACCGACACAGGGGAAAACCTCGGGCTGCAG GGGAGACGGAGCATGAGGCCGACCTGCGGGCGTCTGTGCTTTCTTTATTCCTGACGGCGCTGCAGTGCGtcttgttctccctgtgcacCTCCGTCCCCTCCCTGCCGCTTCAGTACCTCACCTTCATCCTGCAGGTGCTGAACCGCTCCTTCCTCTTCGGCGGCATCGCAGCCTTCATCAGCGTGGC GTTTCCGTCGTGTCACTTCGGGAAGCTGTACGGTCTTGGTATGTCGCTGGCTGCGTTGTTTTGTCTGCTGCAGTATCCCTGCTTCGCCCTGGTGAACGGCGCTCTGGGTGGAGATCCTTTATAC GTGAACATCAGCCTGACGCTGCTCAGCTTGCTGGCCTTCATACATCCCCTCTCTKTTTACCTCCACTGTCGAAAACTTGCCTCTCTGAGAgacaagaggaaaaacacagatttctcGTCCTGA
- the LOC103471358 gene encoding solute carrier family 43 member 3-like isoform X2: MQVMENKLSVRRCLTFVTGLVECLCFAGAVFGWASLAFVLREDGYFSSLCFNTTGVNGTQTLDCSAQDEQFSLIFTITSFMNNFLMLPSGFLFDHFGTTVARLLATFLYTTGSLMVALSSPALPFLLFPALPLLAVGGILFLITNMQVGNLFGSRRSTIINLYNGAFDSSSALFFVIKLLHESGVSLRAAFLFLSACSVVHILRTFFLLPRTVIPHPLPDRYVYGVSCGALEAMNSEVPANDTAHTGAEGTLFTKDVPLTQEKTFRECLLSRFFVGHVLWLSVMQLRHFLFIGTLNPILLRLTEGDSALVSRYTNAFAFTQLCAVLCAPWNGLIMDRHRGKPRAAGETEHEADLRASVLSLFLTALQCVLFSLCTSVPSLPLQYLTFILQVLNRSFLFGGIAAFISVAFPSCHFGKLYGLGMSLAALFCLLQYPCFALVNGALGGDPLYVNISLTLLSLLAFIHPLSXYLHCRKLASLRDKRKNTDFSS; encoded by the exons ATGCAGGTGATGGAGAACAAGTTGTCGGTGCGACGCTGCCTCACCTTCGTTACGGGCCTGGTGGAGTGTCTGTGCTTCGCCGGCGCCGTGTTCGGATGGGCTTCTCTTGCCTTTGTCCTCAGGGAGGACGGCTACTTCAGCTCTCTGTGCTTTAACACAACAGGAGTCAATGGCACTCAGACATTAG ACTGCAGTGCACAAGATGAGCAGTTTTCACTTATTTTCACCATCACCTCTTTTATGAACAACTTCCTCATGCTGCCCAGTGGCTTCCTTTTTGATCACTTTGGTACCACAGTGGCTCGACTCTTGGCAAC ATTTCTTTACACCACTGGCTCCCTGATGGTGGCGCTATCTTCACCGG CTCTGCCTTTTCTGCTCTTCCCAGCTCTCCCCCTTTTGGCTGTGGGAGgcattttatttctgatcaCAAACATGCAG GTTGGGAACCTGTTTGGCTCACGTCGCTCTACCATAATCAATCTTTATAATGGAGCTTTTGATTCTTCCTCAGCACTCTTCTTCGTCATTAAG CTGTTGCATGAGTCTGGCGTCTCTCTCCGCGCTGCCTTCCTGTTTCTGTCGGCCTGCAGCGTCGTCCACATCCTCAGGACGTTCTTCCTGCTGCCCAGAACCGTCATTCCTCACCCACTGCCTGATCGCTACGTATATGG gGTCTCTTGTGGTGCATTAGAGGCTATGAACAGTGAGGTGCCTGCAAACGACACTGCACACACAGGAGCAGAGGGCACACTGTTTACAAAGGACGTCCCTCTCACACAAG AGAAGACTTTTCGAGAGTGTTTGCTGTCCAGGTTCTTTGTGGGCCACGTCCTCTGGCTGTCGGTGATGCAGCTCCGGCACTTCCTGTTCATTGGCACCCTGAACCCCATACTGCTCAGGCTGACAGAAGGAGATTCCGCTCTGG TGAGCCGGTACACCAACGCCTTTGCTTTCACCCAGCTGTGCGCTGTGCTGTGCGCTCCCTGGAACGGCCTCATCATGGACCGACACAGGGGAAAACCTCGGGCTGCAG GGGAGACGGAGCATGAGGCCGACCTGCGGGCGTCTGTGCTTTCTTTATTCCTGACGGCGCTGCAGTGCGtcttgttctccctgtgcacCTCCGTCCCCTCCCTGCCGCTTCAGTACCTCACCTTCATCCTGCAGGTGCTGAACCGCTCCTTCCTCTTCGGCGGCATCGCAGCCTTCATCAGCGTGGC GTTTCCGTCGTGTCACTTCGGGAAGCTGTACGGTCTTGGTATGTCGCTGGCTGCGTTGTTTTGTCTGCTGCAGTATCCCTGCTTCGCCCTGGTGAACGGCGCTCTGGGTGGAGATCCTTTATAC GTGAACATCAGCCTGACGCTGCTCAGCTTGCTGGCCTTCATACATCCCCTCTCTKTTTACCTCCACTGTCGAAAACTTGCCTCTCTGAGAgacaagaggaaaaacacagatttctcGTCCTGA